A section of the Clostridium omnivorum genome encodes:
- a CDS encoding MGDG synthase family glycosyltransferase, producing MKALILSISAGAGHVQAAEAIKKYIMLNNPNSEVQILDTLKYINPIIDKVVIGSYLKTIKTTPSLFGKLYDYAETDDGLATVSNKVNELLAFRIAPLINKFKPEILICTHPFPAEMVSVLKLKRKIDIPAISILTDYAPHSFWIQPAIDAYIVSNSDMIDEMISRGVDRDIIHDLGIPVNPSFIKQHDKAATMNELGLSPDKPTLLIMGGSLGIGKISDIYNEVLKLPIDVQILVITGSNKKLYSELTKLKESSLKDTRIIGFTGSVNKYMQACDLLLTKPGGLTITEALICGIPIAIFSPIPGQEEKNAEFLLKHGLAVDLGDGKNCAIAIEKLLACPDKLNEIKNNCAKFSKPCAGDDIYKLLEQLINNSAS from the coding sequence ATGAAGGCATTGATACTCTCAATCTCTGCAGGGGCCGGACACGTTCAGGCCGCAGAAGCAATAAAAAAATATATAATGCTTAACAATCCAAATTCAGAAGTCCAAATATTAGATACTCTAAAGTACATAAATCCCATAATAGACAAGGTAGTTATAGGCAGTTATCTTAAAACCATAAAAACTACTCCTTCATTATTCGGTAAACTTTACGATTATGCCGAAACAGATGATGGTCTTGCTACAGTAAGCAATAAAGTTAATGAACTTCTTGCCTTTAGGATTGCGCCACTTATAAATAAATTTAAGCCTGAAATACTCATTTGCACACACCCATTTCCAGCTGAAATGGTTTCTGTGCTTAAACTAAAAAGAAAAATAGATATACCTGCAATTTCAATATTAACAGATTACGCTCCTCACAGTTTTTGGATTCAACCAGCAATTGATGCTTATATTGTTTCAAATTCTGATATGATTGATGAGATGATTTCCAGAGGTGTTGATAGAGATATAATTCATGACTTAGGTATTCCTGTAAATCCAAGCTTTATCAAACAGCATGATAAGGCTGCAACCATGAACGAATTAGGCTTAAGCCCTGATAAACCCACCCTTTTAATTATGGGTGGAAGTCTAGGAATTGGTAAAATATCAGACATATATAACGAAGTTTTAAAACTGCCTATAGATGTACAGATATTAGTTATTACAGGAAGCAACAAAAAACTTTATAGTGAACTAACTAAACTTAAGGAATCTTCGTTAAAGGATACAAGAATAATAGGTTTTACTGGTAGTGTAAATAAATATATGCAGGCTTGCGACTTATTATTAACTAAACCAGGAGGCCTTACAATAACTGAAGCATTGATATGTGGTATTCCTATAGCAATATTCTCACCTATACCAGGTCAAGAAGAAAAAAATGCTGAATTTCTTTTAAAGCATGGCCTTGCTGTTGACTTAGGTGACGGAAAGAATTGTGCAATTGCAATTGAAAAACTTTTAGCTTGCCCTGATAAATTAAATGAAATAAAAAATAATTGTGCCAAGTTTTCAAAGCCTTGTGCTGGCGATGATATATATAAGCTTTTAGAACAGCTTATTAATAATTCTGCATCATAA
- the spoIIR gene encoding stage II sporulation protein R, translating to MKKVISALMCVLLLFVVFTNTNIAKGASDEKPAETDSGILQKSLEKKLIRFHVIASSDSAEDQALKLKVRDKVLEYITPKLKNSKSIDESRKILKDNDEAIRKIAETVISKNGYKYGVKTELSYEKFPVKTYGNITLPQGEYEAYRIIIGNGSGQNWWCVMFPPLCFIDITKGEVSKKETEKTMKTVLTEKEYNAVDNSINTTESIEKAKTKGDNQIHIKFKIVELANKLFKR from the coding sequence ATGAAAAAAGTTATTTCTGCTTTAATGTGTGTACTGCTTTTGTTTGTTGTTTTCACTAATACAAATATTGCTAAAGGTGCTTCAGATGAAAAACCTGCTGAGACAGATAGCGGAATTCTGCAAAAGTCTTTAGAAAAAAAACTTATAAGATTTCACGTTATTGCGAGTAGCGACAGTGCAGAAGATCAAGCATTAAAGCTTAAAGTGAGAGATAAGGTTTTAGAATATATAACACCAAAGCTAAAAAACTCAAAAAGCATAGATGAGTCTAGAAAAATTTTAAAAGACAATGATGAAGCAATAAGAAAAATAGCTGAGACAGTTATAAGTAAAAATGGGTATAAATATGGTGTAAAAACTGAACTGTCTTATGAAAAGTTTCCAGTAAAAACTTATGGAAACATAACTCTACCACAAGGAGAATATGAAGCTTACAGAATTATTATTGGTAACGGGAGTGGGCAAAATTGGTGGTGTGTTATGTTTCCTCCACTGTGTTTTATTGATATAACAAAAGGGGAAGTATCAAAAAAAGAAACTGAAAAAACTATGAAGACGGTTCTAACGGAGAAGGAATACAATGCTGTTGATAATTCTATTAATACTACAGAAAGTATAGAGAAGGCAAAGACAAAAGGGGATAATCAAATTCATATAAAGTTTAAGATTGTAGAACTTGCAAATAAGCTGTTCAAAAGGTAA
- a CDS encoding Ger(x)C family spore germination protein: MKFKRILALILCCMLFSGCWDRIEIDKKIFISTIGIDAGKDIGKEKEQLKNIKPYDPFQERIENKKLSITYGFPDISEMGPGKSGTAKDQFMVVDASSMEDADVKAAGKSSRSIFLGHTKLIVISSSILEAPDTFKEIVDYLNRNPSLNKMMNVVVAEGKAEDFIKYTPNTEKNIETFISGLMEASKKNATILPLTLNEMLVLLDENGSALIPKISMEKDKGKNEVVLSGVAVIKNYALKGFLTPVEVSDVELLRGKLKGGKKVIYLNNHPLDYSIDGVEREIKLYGDKNKLQFNINISLEGQIKGYYIDDDINSKEKLGEIEKDLGMAITQECDIIAKMLQREFGVDPIGLREYLEKHNPSLWKQVKGNWEEVYKNASIVTNVDVKARRIGISK; encoded by the coding sequence ATGAAGTTTAAGCGGATACTAGCTTTAATTTTATGTTGCATGCTTTTTTCTGGCTGCTGGGATAGGATTGAAATAGATAAAAAAATATTTATATCAACTATAGGTATAGATGCTGGAAAAGATATTGGTAAAGAAAAAGAGCAGCTTAAAAATATAAAGCCTTATGACCCTTTTCAAGAGAGAATAGAGAACAAAAAGCTTAGTATAACCTATGGATTTCCAGATATAAGTGAAATGGGACCTGGAAAAAGCGGTACTGCAAAGGACCAGTTTATGGTAGTAGATGCTTCATCCATGGAAGATGCAGATGTAAAAGCAGCAGGAAAAAGCAGCAGAAGCATATTCCTTGGGCATACGAAACTTATTGTTATAAGTTCATCTATACTAGAAGCACCAGATACTTTTAAAGAAATAGTTGATTATTTAAATAGAAATCCAAGCTTGAATAAGATGATGAATGTTGTTGTAGCAGAGGGTAAGGCTGAGGACTTTATTAAATATACGCCTAACACTGAAAAAAATATTGAAACCTTTATATCGGGACTTATGGAAGCTAGTAAGAAGAATGCTACAATACTGCCGCTTACATTAAACGAAATGCTAGTTTTATTAGATGAGAATGGCAGCGCTCTGATACCAAAGATAAGTATGGAGAAGGATAAAGGAAAAAATGAAGTAGTTTTATCTGGAGTTGCAGTAATAAAAAATTATGCTTTAAAGGGATTTTTAACTCCAGTTGAAGTATCGGATGTTGAGCTTCTGAGAGGAAAGCTTAAAGGTGGAAAGAAAGTAATATATTTAAATAATCACCCTTTAGATTATAGTATAGATGGTGTAGAAAGAGAGATAAAATTATATGGAGATAAAAACAAGCTTCAATTTAATATAAATATATCCTTAGAGGGTCAGATTAAGGGATATTATATAGATGATGATATAAATTCGAAGGAAAAATTAGGTGAAATTGAAAAGGATCTAGGGATGGCTATTACTCAAGAATGTGATATCATAGCAAAGATGCTCCAAAGAGAATTTGGAGTGGATCCAATTGGCCTTCGAGAATATTTAGAAAAACACAATCCTTCTCTTTGGAAACAAGTAAAGGGTAATTGGGAGGAAGTATATAAAAATGCAAGCATAGTTACCAATGTTGACGTTAAGGCTAGAAGAATAGGAATTTCAAAATAA
- a CDS encoding GerAB/ArcD/ProY family transporter, protein MKDKSFINSYGLFSTIIVTVVGVGVFAFPSRLASEVGTDGWLITLASGAITYFLLYLIYKIEKINDYNNFYSILNNNFGDIMSKIFSIFFATYTIYSVAIGMRIFSEVIKMYLLNNTPTEFILIVMILTGVYLVRGDLKALIKFNEVCFWLMFIPVIFVLFFATRGGDFTNILPLMTHKPMNYIVALTNSTYSFAGFEMAYLIFPFASNKEKIPKVMKWSMIFITLFYTIVMILCLAFFTEKHLRTLLWPTITLIRAIVIPGAFIERWEGIIMAIWVIFYFTTFVNFYYFAADTLKHAFNLGDVKVSSLLAVPFIYLIALYPDNIVELYTFESKVTPIFSLIIFIVLPLLLLMLGRSRRRRRVQDEV, encoded by the coding sequence ATGAAAGATAAGAGTTTTATAAATTCCTATGGTTTATTTAGTACGATCATAGTTACCGTTGTAGGGGTTGGAGTATTTGCTTTTCCATCACGACTAGCATCCGAGGTTGGAACTGATGGATGGCTTATTACTTTAGCTTCAGGGGCTATTACATATTTTTTGCTATATCTTATTTATAAAATAGAAAAAATAAATGATTATAATAATTTTTATTCTATACTGAACAATAACTTTGGAGATATAATGTCAAAGATATTTTCAATTTTCTTTGCTACATATACTATTTATTCTGTGGCAATAGGGATGAGAATATTTTCTGAAGTTATAAAAATGTATTTGTTAAATAATACACCAACAGAGTTTATTTTAATAGTAATGATTCTTACCGGGGTTTATCTAGTTAGAGGAGATCTAAAGGCATTAATTAAATTTAATGAGGTATGCTTTTGGTTGATGTTTATACCAGTAATATTTGTGCTATTTTTCGCAACTAGAGGGGGAGATTTTACAAATATTTTGCCTTTGATGACACATAAGCCTATGAATTATATTGTGGCATTAACTAATTCTACCTATAGTTTTGCTGGTTTTGAAATGGCATATTTAATTTTCCCATTTGCAAGTAATAAGGAAAAGATTCCAAAGGTCATGAAATGGAGTATGATATTTATTACCCTGTTTTATACCATAGTAATGATACTTTGTTTGGCTTTTTTTACAGAAAAACATTTGAGAACATTGTTATGGCCAACAATAACTCTTATAAGAGCAATTGTAATACCAGGTGCCTTTATTGAAAGGTGGGAAGGTATTATTATGGCTATATGGGTAATATTCTATTTTACAACCTTTGTGAATTTTTACTATTTTGCAGCTGATACTTTAAAGCATGCATTCAATTTAGGAGATGTAAAGGTATCTTCATTGCTGGCAGTACCTTTTATTTATCTTATTGCATTGTATCCAGATAATATTGTTGAATTATATACTTTTGAAAGTAAAGTAACTCCTATATTTTCATTAATTATTTTTATTGTACTTCCTTTGCTGCTTCTAATGTTAGGAAGGTCAAGAAGAAGGAGGCGAGTTCAAGATGAAGTTTAA
- a CDS encoding spore germination protein: MKEEIRDTIMPTVDENLSYIKEELFKDASDMVFREFYIASWKAVLIYIDGMADKILLDDYVMETLIFKGNLMSDVNEIKDRLLTVSDMKEMKKLSEGIDAVLSGETMLLIDGLDGVYIIATRLWPVRGVSEPSGETVIRGGRDGFTETMRFNTALVRRRIRDTRLKIKPKSLGARSKTDVAILYIDDIVNEDALDKLMSRIEDIKIDAILDSGYVEQLIEDNQWSPFPQIQSTERPDVVAAALYEGRIAVLVDNSPFAIIVPAVMPNLFQSPDDYYQKWINASWMRLIRLVAIIGSLILPALYVAVTSFHTAIIPTKLAYSIAASREGVPFPAFVETLIMELSMAFLIEAVIRLPKAIGSTIGIVGGLIIGQAAVSAGIVSPIMIIIISITSISNFIIGNYELSSAFRLARFMLIIFSAVIGLYGIMLGLILLLIHLVRLKSFGIPYLSPIISPDIHDFKDLFIRIPLRNMKKRPEYMKTKDKIRQK; this comes from the coding sequence TTGAAAGAGGAAATAAGGGATACAATTATGCCAACTGTTGATGAAAATCTATCTTATATCAAGGAAGAGCTATTTAAAGATGCATCTGATATGGTTTTTAGAGAATTTTACATAGCAAGCTGGAAGGCAGTGCTAATATATATTGATGGCATGGCAGATAAGATATTACTTGATGATTATGTTATGGAGACTTTAATATTTAAAGGGAATTTAATGTCTGATGTTAATGAAATTAAAGATAGACTGCTTACAGTATCAGATATGAAGGAAATGAAAAAACTAAGTGAAGGTATAGACGCAGTACTTTCTGGTGAAACTATGCTCCTAATTGATGGATTGGATGGAGTATACATAATTGCTACTCGTTTATGGCCGGTAAGAGGTGTTTCTGAACCATCTGGGGAAACAGTAATAAGAGGCGGACGGGATGGTTTTACAGAGACTATGAGATTTAATACTGCGTTGGTAAGAAGAAGGATTCGTGATACAAGATTAAAAATAAAGCCCAAAAGTTTAGGAGCTCGCTCAAAAACTGATGTAGCTATTTTATATATAGATGACATTGTTAATGAAGATGCACTAGATAAATTGATGAGTAGAATTGAAGATATTAAAATAGATGCTATATTGGATAGCGGCTATGTTGAACAGCTTATTGAGGATAATCAGTGGTCTCCTTTTCCTCAAATTCAAAGTACAGAAAGACCAGATGTAGTAGCAGCAGCATTGTACGAGGGAAGAATAGCGGTTTTGGTTGATAATTCACCATTTGCAATAATAGTTCCTGCCGTAATGCCTAATTTGTTTCAATCACCTGATGATTATTATCAAAAATGGATAAATGCTAGCTGGATGAGGCTAATAAGGCTTGTGGCAATTATTGGATCTCTTATACTGCCTGCACTTTATGTAGCCGTAACATCCTTTCATACTGCAATAATTCCTACAAAGCTGGCGTATTCCATAGCTGCTTCAAGAGAAGGTGTTCCATTCCCAGCCTTTGTAGAAACCTTAATTATGGAGCTTAGCATGGCTTTTTTAATTGAAGCTGTAATAAGACTTCCAAAAGCCATTGGATCAACAATTGGGATTGTGGGAGGCCTAATTATAGGTCAAGCGGCAGTTAGTGCTGGGATAGTAAGTCCTATTATGATAATCATTATTTCCATAACATCAATATCCAATTTCATAATAGGAAACTATGAACTCAGCAGTGCATTTAGATTAGCAAGATTTATGCTGATAATTTTTTCGGCTGTTATAGGTCTATATGGAATAATGCTTGGGTTGATTTTACTTTTGATACACTTAGTAAGGTTAAAGAGCTTTGGAATTCCATATTTGTCCCCAATAATAAGCCCTGATATTCATGATTTTAAAGATTTGTTTATAAGAATACCTCTAAGAAACATGAAAAAAAGACCAGAATATATGAAAACAAAAGATAAAATAAGACAAAAATAA
- a CDS encoding CLC_0170 family protein: protein MKIFGLTDLYFTILMIITGAVVGFWDYKTFKRHEMMDTARKAKIIGRGSIIVSVLLFIISKFVEK, encoded by the coding sequence ATGAAGATATTCGGTTTAACAGATTTATATTTTACTATTCTCATGATTATTACGGGTGCTGTAGTTGGATTTTGGGATTATAAGACATTTAAAAGGCATGAAATGATGGATACAGCTAGAAAGGCAAAAATAATTGGAAGGGGATCAATTATAGTATCAGTTTTACTATTTATAATAAGTAAGTTTGTTGAGAAGTAA
- the ispE gene encoding 4-(cytidine 5'-diphospho)-2-C-methyl-D-erythritol kinase: MLIKAHAKINISLDVVGKREDGYHLLKMIMQMIDLYDLIEVNKIKSGIQLSCNKHYIPVDERNLTYKAAKIFMEEYSIKEGVEINIKKNIPVAAGLAGGSTDVAAVLKAMNNIFKVQATEEQLMKLGVKIGADVPYCIIGGTALCEGIGEIVTPLESFKNQILVLVKPNFGVSTKEVYQALDISRVQRHPSTDILISGIEQNNLKVVSDNMKNILENVTLKKHSILRDIKREMVNMGALGALMSGSGPTVFGFFDDMLRAQICYDKFKTKYTEVFLTRTI; this comes from the coding sequence ATGTTAATTAAAGCTCATGCAAAGATAAATATATCATTGGATGTGGTGGGGAAAAGAGAAGATGGATATCATTTATTAAAGATGATAATGCAAATGATAGATTTATATGATTTAATAGAAGTTAATAAAATTAAAAGTGGAATACAATTAAGCTGCAATAAACATTATATTCCAGTTGATGAGAGAAATTTAACTTATAAAGCAGCAAAGATCTTTATGGAGGAATACTCTATAAAAGAAGGAGTAGAAATAAATATAAAAAAGAACATTCCTGTTGCTGCAGGACTTGCTGGAGGAAGTACAGATGTGGCTGCAGTACTTAAAGCAATGAATAATATTTTTAAGGTACAAGCTACTGAAGAGCAGTTAATGAAGCTTGGTGTGAAAATTGGAGCAGATGTTCCTTATTGTATTATTGGAGGTACAGCTTTATGTGAGGGTATAGGGGAAATAGTAACCCCTCTTGAGAGCTTCAAAAATCAAATATTAGTTTTAGTAAAACCTAACTTTGGAGTATCTACAAAGGAGGTATATCAAGCTCTAGATATATCAAGAGTTCAAAGACATCCAAGTACAGATATATTAATAAGTGGAATTGAACAAAACAATTTAAAAGTTGTTAGTGACAATATGAAGAATATACTAGAAAATGTTACGTTAAAAAAACATTCGATTTTAAGGGATATTAAAAGGGAAATGGTTAATATGGGTGCTTTGGGAGCACTTATGAGTGGCAGCGGACCAACGGTATTTGGCTTTTTTGATGATATGTTAAGGGCTCAAATATGTTATGATAAGTTTAAAACAAAATATACAGAGGTATTTTTAACAAGAACTATTTAA
- the cphA gene encoding cyanophycin synthetase, whose amino-acid sequence MKIVDVSIFEGRNIYSHKKVVRMDLDLEGYCETPSKDIEGFNEKLVKILPELYKHRCGIDEENGFVKRLDEGTYLAHICEHIIIAVQNMLGIDAAYGKSREIEGDRYYIIYQYEYKNTAIEIGKLAVDIINALIHKREIKFNERYKIIQDTLAKEQLGPSTLAIYNEAKKRGIPIIRIGERSMFQLGYGKYGKMIEATIDSDTSGVAVDIACDKLLTKEILFNQCLPVARGGKILNSLDLLLKAESIGYPVVLKPRYGNQGKGVFVNIKNEKELLNAYNILIKNYSDLMIERYIKGRDFRVCIVDGEVIAVAERIPPYIIGDGKSTVRRLINLLNKDERRGKGHEKPLTKVKIDEALIEHIEKYGYNINSIIPLNEKLTLRENCNLSTGGIAVDYTDIICEENIDICKRAAKAIGLNICGIDLCCMDIGIPMEKDGAIIEINAAPGIRMHHYPFEGTSRNVAGAIVDMMFKDSPSSIPLIAVTGTNGKTTTTRLISHVLSLGGHNVGMTTTGGIYINNKCIDKGDTTGYSSAMTILLNKDVDAAVLETARGGIIRQGLAYDAADVAVITNITEDHLGIDGIETMEQLAFVKSLVGEAVKPNGYVVLNADDHMSTTIVERMKSKIIMFSKDKNNENLRNNILSGGIGVYSDEGVIYVEEREKKSPIVKVEDILITLQGNLAYNIENAMAACAGLIGLGVDYELIKQGLMSFRGDDEQNPGRFNMFSVNGATVILDYGHNMEGYKAVLKGAVNLKHSRLVGVIGVPGDRLNSDIREVGSISAKYFDYIYIKEDEDKRGRSNNEVAELLKQGVLSSGFDNEKVEIILEEKDALRAAIDNAESGDVIIIFFEKYEPLLQLVKNYDSEKAKLKENVVMA is encoded by the coding sequence ATGAAGATAGTAGATGTTAGCATATTTGAAGGCAGAAACATATACTCTCATAAAAAGGTTGTAAGAATGGATCTGGATTTAGAGGGGTATTGTGAGACTCCAAGCAAAGACATAGAAGGATTTAATGAAAAACTTGTAAAGATTCTTCCTGAACTATATAAGCACAGATGTGGAATTGATGAGGAAAACGGATTTGTAAAAAGGCTAGATGAAGGCACTTATTTAGCTCATATTTGTGAGCATATTATTATTGCAGTTCAAAATATGCTGGGCATTGATGCTGCCTATGGAAAATCAAGAGAAATAGAGGGTGACAGGTATTATATAATTTATCAATATGAATATAAAAATACCGCAATAGAAATTGGAAAATTAGCTGTAGATATTATTAATGCATTAATACATAAAAGAGAAATTAAATTTAATGAAAGATATAAGATAATTCAAGACACTCTTGCAAAAGAACAACTTGGACCAAGTACTTTAGCTATATATAACGAGGCTAAAAAACGTGGAATACCTATAATACGTATTGGTGAAAGAAGCATGTTTCAGCTAGGCTACGGAAAATACGGCAAAATGATTGAAGCAACAATTGACAGTGATACTAGTGGTGTAGCTGTAGATATAGCATGTGACAAGCTGCTTACAAAGGAAATATTGTTTAATCAATGCCTACCAGTAGCAAGAGGTGGTAAAATACTAAATAGCCTTGATTTACTTTTAAAAGCTGAAAGTATAGGATATCCTGTTGTACTTAAGCCTAGATATGGCAACCAAGGGAAAGGTGTATTTGTAAACATAAAAAATGAAAAGGAACTACTTAATGCTTATAATATATTAATTAAAAATTATTCAGATTTAATGATTGAAAGATACATTAAAGGAAGAGATTTTAGGGTGTGCATAGTAGATGGTGAAGTAATTGCCGTTGCAGAAAGAATACCACCATATATTATTGGAGATGGCAAGAGTACAGTAAGAAGACTTATAAATCTACTGAACAAGGATGAGCGGAGAGGAAAAGGGCATGAAAAACCTCTTACTAAGGTTAAAATAGATGAAGCTCTTATAGAACATATTGAAAAGTATGGTTACAATATAAATTCTATAATTCCACTAAATGAAAAATTAACACTTAGAGAAAACTGCAACTTATCAACTGGAGGAATAGCCGTTGACTATACTGATATAATTTGTGAAGAAAATATTGATATATGCAAGAGAGCAGCAAAAGCTATAGGGCTTAATATATGTGGTATTGATCTATGCTGCATGGATATAGGTATTCCTATGGAAAAGGATGGGGCAATAATTGAAATAAATGCAGCTCCAGGTATTAGAATGCACCATTATCCTTTTGAAGGAACTTCAAGAAATGTAGCAGGGGCAATTGTGGATATGATGTTTAAGGATAGTCCTAGCAGCATTCCTTTAATAGCTGTAACTGGCACAAATGGAAAAACTACAACAACTAGACTTATAAGTCATGTATTAAGTTTAGGTGGACACAATGTGGGAATGACAACTACCGGAGGAATATATATTAATAACAAATGCATTGACAAGGGTGACACCACAGGCTACAGCAGTGCAATGACTATACTTTTAAATAAAGATGTGGATGCGGCTGTATTAGAAACTGCTAGAGGAGGAATCATAAGGCAGGGATTAGCCTATGATGCAGCTGATGTAGCAGTAATAACTAATATAACTGAGGATCATCTTGGCATAGATGGAATAGAGACTATGGAACAGCTTGCATTTGTTAAATCATTGGTGGGTGAAGCGGTTAAACCAAATGGATATGTTGTGCTAAATGCTGATGACCACATGAGTACAACAATAGTAGAAAGAATGAAGAGTAAGATAATAATGTTTTCTAAGGATAAAAATAATGAGAATCTAAGAAATAATATTTTAAGCGGCGGTATTGGTGTGTATAGCGATGAGGGAGTAATATATGTTGAGGAGAGAGAAAAGAAATCACCAATAGTTAAGGTTGAAGATATATTGATAACCTTGCAGGGAAACTTGGCTTATAACATAGAAAATGCTATGGCAGCATGTGCAGGTCTAATAGGACTTGGTGTTGATTATGAATTGATTAAGCAAGGATTAATGAGTTTTAGAGGAGACGATGAACAAAATCCAGGCCGATTTAATATGTTTAGTGTTAATGGCGCCACAGTGATTCTAGATTATGGTCATAATATGGAAGGATATAAAGCAGTTTTAAAGGGAGCTGTGAACCTTAAACATAGCAGACTTGTTGGCGTAATTGGGGTTCCAGGTGATAGACTCAACAGTGATATCAGGGAGGTAGGCTCAATTTCAGCAAAGTACTTTGATTACATTTATATAAAGGAAGATGAAGATAAAAGAGGTAGAAGTAATAATGAAGTTGCAGAGCTATTAAAGCAAGGCGTGCTTTCTTCAGGATTTGACAATGAAAAAGTGGAAATAATTTTAGAAGAAAAGGATGCGCTTAGAGCTGCTATTGATAATGCTGAGAGTGGAGATGTAATAATTATCTTCTTTGAAAAATATGAGCCTCTACTCCAATTAGTAAAGAATTATGACAGCGAAAAAGCAAAGTTAAAAGAAAATGTTGTTATGGCATAA
- a CDS encoding cyanophycinase, translating to MEEKLKGNLIIIGGAEDKKGEKEILKEVCSKIDKENEKLVIATIATELPKEVGAEYTDIFKKLGVKNIDILDIAQRDDACRESNIALIKNASLVFFTGGDQLRITSLVGGTPLYDALKQSVENGCVFVGTSAGASVVSDTMIITGEDEESPKKWTLKMSPGLGLIKDVIIDQHFAQRGRIGRLLTGVAENPESLGIGIDEDTAIMVNPKAEFQVIGSGAVYVIDGSSISYTNVSEQYPEEVLSMFDIKMHVLKCGDKFALSERHPIKEDKQEENEDSRC from the coding sequence TTGGAAGAGAAGCTTAAAGGAAATCTAATAATTATTGGTGGAGCTGAGGACAAAAAAGGAGAAAAAGAAATACTGAAGGAAGTATGCAGCAAAATTGATAAAGAAAATGAAAAGCTTGTTATAGCAACCATTGCAACAGAGCTTCCTAAAGAGGTGGGAGCCGAATATACAGATATTTTTAAAAAACTTGGGGTTAAAAATATTGACATATTGGACATAGCACAAAGGGATGATGCTTGCAGAGAAAGCAATATAGCACTTATAAAAAATGCTTCACTAGTTTTCTTTACTGGAGGGGATCAACTAAGAATTACAAGCCTTGTAGGTGGAACGCCACTATATGATGCTTTAAAACAAAGCGTTGAAAATGGATGCGTATTTGTTGGTACTTCAGCTGGAGCTTCAGTGGTAAGTGACACAATGATAATAACAGGAGAAGATGAGGAATCACCTAAAAAGTGGACCCTTAAAATGTCTCCAGGTTTAGGGCTTATAAAAGATGTAATAATAGACCAACACTTTGCCCAAAGGGGTAGGATTGGAAGACTTCTTACAGGAGTGGCAGAAAATCCAGAGAGCTTAGGTATAGGAATTGATGAAGATACTGCAATAATGGTTAATCCAAAGGCAGAGTTTCAAGTAATTGGTTCAGGAGCAGTATATGTGATTGATGGAAGCTCTATTTCATATACAAATGTTTCAGAACAATATCCGGAAGAAGTTCTATCAATGTTTGATATTAAAATGCATGTTCTAAAATGTGGAGATAAATTTGCTTTAAGTGAAAGGCATCCAATTAAGGAGGATAAACAAGAGGAAAATGAAGATAGTAGATGTTAG